In Mustela nigripes isolate SB6536 chromosome 2, MUSNIG.SB6536, whole genome shotgun sequence, a single window of DNA contains:
- the LOC132012273 gene encoding filamin A-interacting protein 1-like has product MRSRSSDTEGSALKQFPRHSKDHDFQGPEDMKQRQQDKDPTNESDAILSCPKSHGGVGHHGEDLSRDDLLFLLSILEGELQARDEVIGILKAEKMDLALLEAQYGFVTPKKVLEALQRDAFQAKSAPWQEDIYEKPMNELEKVMEKYKESHRRILEQLLMAEKSHRQTILELEEEKRKHKEYMEKSDEFISLLEQECER; this is encoded by the exons ATGCGTTCCAGAAGCAGTGACACAGAGGGCTCAGCCCTAAAGCAATTTCCAAGACATAGTAAAGACCATGATTTCCAAGGACCTGAGGACATGAAGCAGAGACAgcaagacaaagaccccaccaatgAGTCAGATGCAATTCTTTCCTGTCCTAAGTCACACGGTGGTGTCGGTCACCATGGAGAAGACCTCTCAAGAGAcgatcttttatttcttctgagcATTCTGGAAGGAGAACTTCAG GCTCGAGATGAAGTCATAGGCATTTTAAAGGCTGAAAAAATGGACTTGGCTTTGCTGGAAGCTCAGTATGGGTTTGTCACTCCAAAAAAGGTGTTAGAGGCTCTCCAGCGAGATGCTTTTCAAGCAAAATCTGCCCCTTGGCAGgaggacatctatgaaaaaccaatgAATGAG ttGGAGAAAGTcatggaaaaatataaagaatctcATAGACGAATCCTGGAACAGCTTTTAATGGCAGAAAAATCTCATAGGCAAACCATACTGgagttggaagaagaaaagagaaaacacaaagaataCATGGAGAAGAGTGATGAATTCATAAGCTTACTAGAACAGGAATGTGAAAGGTAA